CGCCCATGCCACCGGGCCCAGCGGGGTGCAGCCGAACGCGCCGCTCACCCCGGGCGTCTCGATGAGCGCGACCAGGGCCAGCGCCGAGCCCAGCACGGTGAACCGCACCAGCGGGCTGTTCCTGCGGTCCAGCAGGGTCTGGACGAGCTGGGTGCCCACCACCCCGCACAGCGCCATGGTGCTGGACCGGCGCTCCGTCCCCGGCGTGAAGCGGCCCACCAGCCAGGCCGTCAGCGCGCCCACGGACGTGGTCAGCGCCCGGTGCCGGATCTGCCGGACCAGCGGCTCCCCGAGCACCCCGCCGGCCACGTCCTCCGGTGCCCGGGGGCCCGTCTGCCGGCCGGCCTCCTGACCGGCCTTCGGGGTCACCGCCACCGCCATCGCCGGGAACAGGTCCGTGAACAGGTTCACCAGCAGCATCTGCCGCGTCGACAGCGGCGCCCGGCCCGACACCAGCGTCCCCAGCAGCCCGAAGCCCACCTCACCCGCGTTCCCGCCGATCAGGATCGCGATGGCGTCCGCCACGCTGTGCCACAGGGCGCGGCCCTCGCCGACGGCCGCGATCAGGGCGGTCAGGTCCTCGTCCGTCAGGACGATGTCGGCGGCGTTGCGGGCCGCCGCCGAACCGCGGGCGTTGATCCCCACGCCGATGTCGGCCGCCCGGATCGCCGCCGCGTCGTTCGCGCCGTCGCCGACCATGCCGACCACCCGGCCCGCGTCCCGCAGCGCCTCGATGACCTGGAGCTTCTGCTCGGGAGCCACCCGGGCCACCACGGACGCGTCGCGCAGCATCCGCGCCCGGGCCGAGCGGTCCGCCGACGCCAGCTCGTCCCCCGTCACCACCACCGGCTCCTCCGGCCAGCCCAGACCGCGCGCGATGGCGCGCGCCGTCTGCGGGTGGTCCCCGGTGAGCATGACGGGGCGCACCCCGGACTCGTACAGCCCCTGCACCAGCGCCTCGGACGTCTCCCGGGGCACGTCCGACAGGGCCAGCAGCCCCGTGAACCGCAGTCCGCGCAACGGCTCCACCAGGGCCGCCGCCTCGTCCTCGCCGTCGGCCAGCCGCCGTTCGGCCACCGCCAGCACCCGCAGCCCGTCCCCCGCCAGGTCGTGCGCGGCGTCGGAGGCACCCGGCACCAGGTCCTCGCACGCGGGCAGCACGGTCTCCGGCGCGCCCTTCACGACCAGCACCGGGCCGCCGTCGCCCGTCCGGCCCACGGCGGCCGCGTACCCCCGCCCGGCCTCGAAGGGCAGCCCCTCCGACTGCACCCACCCGGGGTCGTCGCCGGCCGCGTCGAGCACCGCCTCGTCGGTGGCGTGCACCGGGCGCTGAGACCCGCCGTTCAGCCGGGGGCAGGCGCGCGCGGCGACCCGTACGGTCTCCTCCACCGCCGCGTCGTCCGCGGCGCGCACCCCGCCTCCGGCGTCCGACGCCCGTACCAGGCGCAGCCGGTTCTCGGTGAGGGTGCCGGTCTTGTCGAAGCAGATCGTGTCCATCCGGCCCAGCGCCTCCAGCGTGCGCGGCGTGCGCACGAGCACGCCGCCACGGCTCAGCCGCCGTGCCGCTGCGAGCTGCGCCACCGTGGCCACCAGCGGCAGCCCCTCGGGCACCGCGGCGACCCCGACGGCCACCCCGCCGCTGACCGCCTCCCGGATCGGCGTACCGCGCAGCAGCGCCACGCCGGTCACCGCCGCGCCGCCCGCGAGCGTCCACGGCAGCGCCTTGCGGGTCAGCTCCTGCAGCCGGGCCTGCACCCCGCCCGCCGGGGGCGTGCGCGCGGCCAGGTGGACGGCGCGGGCGGCCTCCGTACGGTCGCCGGTGTCCACCACCACGGCCCGGGCCTGTCCGGCCACCACCGTCGTGCCCTCGAAGACCATGCAGTGCCGGTCGGCCACCGGCGCGTGCGGTGTCGGATCGGTCTGCTTCTGCACCGGCAGCGACTCGCCCGTCAGCGCGGACTCGTCGACCTCGAGGCCGTCCTCCCAGAGCAGACGCGCGTCCGCCGGGACGACGTCGTCGCCCTTCAGCTCGATCACGTCACCCGGCTCGAGGCGCCCGGCGTCCACCGTGCGGGTGCCGCCCGCGGGCGCCTCGCTCTCCGGCGGCGCCACCCGCGCCTTCTGCTGCTGCTCCGCCACCAGACCGGACAGCGCCCGCTCGGCGCGCAGCCGTTGTACACCCCCCACCAGCGCGTTCAGGTCGAGTGCTCCCACGACGAGCAACGCGTCCACCACCGAGCCGAGGATCGCCGACGCCGCCGAGCCGACCGCCAGCACCGGCGTCAGCGGGTCGTGCAGCTCGCCCCGCACCGCCCGGCCCAGCTCCACCGTCCAGCGCGCCGGGGCGACCGCCGGGTGCCGCGTCACGGCCCGGACGGCGCCCCGCACTCCTTCGCCAGCCCGCCGCAACGGCGTGGGCGTGCCCGCCTCCGACTCCCGTTCCAGCCGTTCGCGCGCCTCCCGCGGGGCCAGTTCGTGCCAGTGCACCCGGGGCCGGGGGTGCGGGGCTCCGGCCGCCGCCACGGACAGCGCCGCCCGTGCCCCGGACAGCAGGGCGCCCGCGGCGCCCACGTCCACCGGCGCGTGCCGCAGGCCCGGCAGCACCGACCGGCGCCCGCGCCCGCCGCCGGACTCGCCGACCGCCACGAGCAGCCCGGAGAGCGCCGCGCCCGAGCGCGCCAGCGTCTGTGAGCGGCGGCCCACCGTGCGGGCCGCCGGGACCGCCGTCAGCAGCCGCCACACGTCCGTCAGACCGTGCAGGGCCAGCACGTCCGCGCCCCACACCACGGCGCCGGCCGGATCGGCCAGCGCCACCGCCACGTCGCTCGCCCGCAGCCCCGCGAGCACGTCCCGTTCCTGCGCCGAGCGCATCCGGGCGACGGTCAGCACCACCCGCTCGTCCTGGCGCAGTTCGTACACCACGTCGTCCAGCGGCCGCCGGGCGTCCACCACCTGGTCGGCCAGTCCCGTGAAGTCCTCCAGCACCGGGTCGTCCACCACGACCACCCGCAGCCCGGCCCGCCGCGCCGCGTCCAGCACCGGCTCCACCCACGGATCGGCCTCGCCGTCCGCGCCGCGCAGCGCACTCGGGTGCAGGACGACCGTGCCCACCAGCTCGAGCTGCCGCAACCGCTCGGGATCGCGCACCAGCACCCCGGAGCGGGCCAGCATGCCCCCCAGCACCGCGTGGAAGGCGGCGGGTCCGTAGCGCGCCGCCTTCGGGGAACCGGCCAGCACCGCCTCCGCGGCCTCCGCCGTGTCGTGCTTGACCAGCAGCGTCGCCAGTGCGCCCAGCACGCTGCCGGTCGCCGCGTGCGACGCGTACTCCTGGGCCGGGGTCACCCGGGGCGCCGGGCGCGGCGCCCCGTCCGCGCCCACGCTCACCCGCTCCGGCAGGCACAGCTCGTCGTGCACGGCGTCGAAGGCGGCGGCCCGGGCCACCGCCTCGGCGAGCTGGCAGCCCCGCAGCGCCCCGTCGAGCACCAGGGACGACGGGGTCTGCCCGGCGCCGTGCGCCGCCGCGTTGGCGCAGGCCAGCGCAAGATCCATGCCCGGCCCGCCGAGCTTCGCGCGCAGGGTGCGCCGGACCCACGGGTTCTCCCGCAGGAACGTCACCGCCGCGGTCACCGCGCGAGGCGACGGCGGCAGCCGCAGCGCGTACGCCGTCAGCGCCGCACCGGCGCCGAGCACATCCGCGGCCAGGGCCGTCGCGGCCACCCGGACCGCCACCGGGTCCGCCGGGTGCGTGATCTCCTCCGGCCCCTCGGGGGCCGCCAGCACGAGACCGTGCCGTTCCGCCAGCTCCTGCGCCCGTTCCAGCACCAGGTCGGCGAACCGCTCCTCGGTGGCCGTCACCACCAGCCGTGCCAGCCCCTCGTCCCAGTAGGCCAGCAGCACGTCCGGGTGTTCCGCGAGGGCCGCCGCCACCTGGCGAGCCACCTGCTCCATGCCGTGCCGCACGGCGGCGGCGTCCGCCGGCCGCAGGGCCAGGTGCTGCCGGGCCCCGGCCCGCCAGCGGTGACCGCCGCCCGGCATCGCGTTGCCGGCGACCCGCGCCACCCGCACCGTGGCGTCCGCCGTGCGGACCCCCGCGCGCGCCGTGCCCGCCGCCAGCCCGGCCGCCGCGCCCACGGCGGGCGCCGCCGCCCGGGCGAGGAGCCTGGGGGCCGCCGGCAGCAGCCGCGCGGCGGCGGAGGGCACCGTGAGCAGTGTGAACGTCATGGGGCATCCTCGGTGGTGTCGTGAGCGGTCGCCGGAGATTCATCGACAAGTCGACTTCGGCGCGGGGAAGGGTCTCCGTCGGGCCCGTCGGCGGGTCGTCAGCGGGTCGTGCGGGTGGGCCGGGCCGTGGGGCCCATCCGGCCGCCCTGCGTCATGCCTCTGACCGGTCCCGGCGCCTTGTGGTGACCGGGCTCCCCGGGCTGCCTGGCGTGGGTCGCCGCCCACACCACGGCCTCGTCGTCCGGGTCCGCCGTGACGCCCTCCGCCTCCCTGCCTGGCCGCCGGTGCCGGGGCCTGCCGGACCGCCCGCCGGGCTGCCCGGCCGGGACGTCGTCCCTCGCCCCGCCGGACCGCTGACGGTCCTCGGGCCGCGCCTGGGTCAGCCACGCGACCGCCGCGCCGGTGGCCGCCACCGGCCACTCCACGACGCCCGCCACGCCGAGCACCCCGGCCCCGGCGTACACGGCCAGCCGCCGGCTCCGCGGCGACACCGCACCCACCTTGTCCAGGGCGCCCTCGGCCACCCGGCCGACCGTCCCCGCGCCGGGCAGCCGGCCCAGCAAGGAGGCCGCGCCCCGCACGGGAGCGGTCAGTACCGAGGACGACTTCCGCTCAGTCATCGCTCACACCTCCGGGACACACGTCTCGCCGTCATCCCCGAGTGCCCACAAGAACGCGGTCATCCCGCCACTACCAGGGAATCGCATCCGCACCAAGAACGCACCGCGCCCCGGCCGGAGGGCCGGGGCGCGGTGGGTCGCCGTGCGCGGCGAAGGCGCGGGCGGAGCCGTCTACTCCTCCTCGGACTCGTCGGAGCTCTCCGCCTCGGTGGCGGCGCCCTCCGCCTCCAGGAGGCGCGAGAGCTGACGGCCGACGATGCGCTTGAACTTGCGCTGCTGCGGGCGCGTACGGTCCAGCACCGCGACCTCGAGGCGCTCGGCGGGGATCTCCCGCTCGCTGCCGTTGGTGTCGCGGGACAGGGCCTGGACGGCCAGCTTCAGGGCTTCCGCCAGCGACATCCCGTCCCGGTGGCGCTGGTCGAGGAAGCCGCTGATCTGCTCCGCGTTGCCGCCCACCGCGACCGAGCCGTGCTCGTCCACGATCGAGCCGTCGTGCGGCAGCCGGTAGATCTGGTCGCCCTCGGGGGTCTCCCCCACCTCGGCGACGACCAGCTCCACCTCGTACGGCTTCTCCGCCGCCGACGAGAAGATGGTGCCCAGGGTCTGCGCGTAGACGTTGGCCAGGCCCCGTGCCGTGACGTCGTCCCGGTCGTAGGTGTAGCCCCGCAGGTCGGCGTAGCGGACGCCGCCGATGCGCAGGTTCTCGTACTCGTTGTACTTGCCGGCGGCCGCGAAGCCGATCCGGTCGTAGATCTCGCTGAACTTGTGCAGCGCGCGGGACGGGTTCTCACCGACGAACACGATGCCGTCGGCGTACTGCAGCACGACCAGGCTGCGGCCACGGGCGATGCCCTTGCGGGCGTACTCCGCCCGGTCGGCCATGGCCTGCTGGGGTGAGACATAGAACGGCGTCGACACCGGTTATCCGTCCCTTTCTGTGATGGTCACTGGATCACCTCGAAAAAGAACCGGCCCGCTCAGAGCAGGGCGGCCTTGGGGCCGTCCGGCTCCTCCAGGCGCCGCTGGAGCACCGAACGGGAGAGCTCCGAGGCCTCGTCCTCGGTCAGCCGGCGGAAGCCGTCCTCGGTGATCACGGTGATGATCGGATAGATCCGGCGGGCGACATCGGGACCACCGGTCGCCGAGTCGTCGTCTGCCGCGTCGTACAGGGCCTGGACCACCAGGGTCGTGGCCTGCTCCTCGGTCAGGTCGTCGCGGAACAGCTTCTTCATCGCGCCGCGCGCGAAGATCGAGCCCGAACCCGTCGCCGAGTAGTTGTGCTCCTCGGAGCGGCCGCCGGTGACGTCGTACGAGAAGATGCGGCCCTTCCCGCGGTCCACGTCGTACCCGGCGAACAGCGGCACCACGGCCAGGCCCTGCATGGCCATGGCGAGGTTGGACCGGATCATCGTCGACAGCCGGTTCGCCTTGCCCTCGAGCGAGAGCTGGGCGCCCTCCACCTTCTCGAAGTGCTCCAGCTCCAGCTGGAAGAGCTTCACCATCTCGACGGCCAGACCGGCGGTGCCGGCGATGCCGACGGCCGAGTACTCGTCCGCCGGGAACACCTTCTCGATGTCCCGCTGGGCGATCACGTTGCCCATCGTGGCCCGGCGGTCACCGGCCAGGACCACGCCCCCCGGGAACGTCACGGCCACGATCGTGGTCCCGTGCGGCGCCTCGACCACGCCCTGCACGGGCGGCAGCTGCCGCTTGCCGGGCAGCAGCTCGGGCTGGTGGTCGGAGAGGAAGTCCATGAAGGAGGAGGACCCTGGCGTCAGGAAGGCAGCTGGTAGACGCCCGGTGCCACGATTGTTGGCTTCCACGAGTTTCCTTCCAGGTAGGCGGCGGCCCGGCGGACGGCGTCGGGGGCGCCCCCCAACTTGCCGATGGCCGAATTGCAGTTGAAGCACAGTACGCCTGGGACCCTACCCCCCTTGCGGCAGTGATCCACATGCGCGGCGGGGGCCTTCGGACAGATCACGTACGCGGGCGGCCGTGCGTCCGCGCCGCACCCCGGGCGCCGCTTTCCCGACGGCCTCCGGGCAGCACCCGGAGGCCGTCTCGCCGCTGCCTGTCCCTCGCGAACGCTCCCCCGCTGCCTTCACTTCGAAGGCGACGCGACCCGAGGCGCTCTTACTCTCCGCCCTTTTGCACGAAGGAGCGCACGAAGTCCTCGGCGTTCTCCTCGAGGACGTCATCGATCTCGTCGAGGACGGAGTCCACGTCGTCGCTCAGCTTCTCGTGCCGCTCCTTGAGGTCCTCGGAGGCCTGCGCGTCCTGCGCCTGCTCCTCGACCTCCTCGGTGGAGCGCGTCGCCTTCTGCTGACCGCCGCCGGTGTCCTTGGTTGCCATAACCCTCACCCCGCTCAGTTCGCCCGACATGGTCGACGGGTCGGCATTCCTGCCGATCGGTGATGATCAGACCCTACAAGCCGGGTCCGACATCGGCCCCGCAGTTTCGACAACGTGCGGGGGCCATCTCGATGATTCCCGGCCGCCGGGGTTTCCACCCTGCCCGCCCGGGACGGTCCGGGTACCCGTGGGAGTACCCGCTGGTCACCCTCATCCGCCGGAGAGGACCCTGACCAGGTCTTCCGCCGTGCGGCAGCGGTCCAACAGCTCCTTGACGTGATTTCGCGTTCCGCGAAGCGGTTCGAGGGTTGGGACGCGCTGGAGGGAGTCCCGGCCCGGCAGGTCGAAGATGACCGAGTCCCAGGAGGCCGCGGCCACGTCGTCCGCGTACTGCTCCAGACAGCGCCCGCGGAAGTAGGCGCGGGTGTCCTCAGGAGGCGTCGTACGGGCCCTGTCGACCTCGGACTCGTCCAGGAGGCGCTTGATGCGGCCGCGGGACGCCAGGCGGTTGTACAGGCCCTTCTCGGCGCGTACGTCGGCGTACTGCAGGTCCACCAGGTGCAGCCGGGCGGCGTCCCAGTCCAGGCCGTCGCGGCGGCGGTAGCCCTCCATGAGCTCCCGCTTGGCGACCCAGTCCAGCTCGCCGGCCAGGCTCATGGGGTCGTTCTCGAGCCGGTTGAGGGTGTCCTCCCAGCGGCTGAGCACGTCCTTGGTCTGGTCGTCGGCGTCCGCCCCGAACCGCTCCTCCACGTACTTGCGCGACAGCTCGTAGTACTCCATCTGCAACTGCACGGCGGTCAGGGTCCGGCCGCTGCGCAGGGTGATGAGCCGCTGCAGCGAGGGGTCGTGGGAGACCTGGTGCAGGGTGCGGACGGGCTGGTCGACCGCGAGGTCCACGGCGATGAAACCGTCCTCGATCATGGACAGGACCAGGGCGGTCGTGCCCAGCTTGAGGTAGGTCGAGATCTCGGAGAGGTTGGCGTCGCCGATGATCACGTGGAGCCTGCGGTACTTCTCCGCGTCGGCGTGCGGCTCGTCGCGCGTGTTGATGATCGGGCGTTTGAGCGTGGTCTCCAGGCCGACCTCGACCTCGAAGTAGTCGGCGCGCTGACTGAGCTGGAAACCGTGCTCGTGGCCGTCCTGTCCGATGCCCACGCGGCCGGCGCCGGTGACCACCTGGCGGGAGACGAAGAAGGGCGTGAGGTGGCGCACGATGTCCGAGAAGGGGGTCTCCCGCTTCATCAGGTAGTTCTCGTGCGTGCCGTACGAGGCGCCCTTGTTGTCGGTGTTGTTCTTGTACAGGTGGATCGGCTGGGCGCCGGGGAGCTGCGCGGCCCGCTCGGCGGCCTCGGCCATGATGCGTTCGCCGGCCTTGTCCCACAGGACCGCGTCGCGCGGGTTGGTGACCTCCGGGGCGCTGTACTCGGGGTGGGCGTGGTCGACGTAGAGGCGCGCGCCGTTGGTGAGGATCACGTTGGCGAGGCCGATGTCCTCGTCGGTGAGCTGGCTGGAGTCGGCGGCCTCGCGGGCGAGGTCGAAGCCTCGCGCGTCCCGTAGCGGGTTCTCCTCCTCGAAGTCCCAGCGGGCCCGGCGGGCCCGGTGCATCGCCGCCGCGTAGGCGTTGACGATCTGGGACGAGGTGAGCATGGCATTGGCGTTGGGGTGACCGGGGACGGAGATGCCGTACTCCGTCTCGATGCCCATTACTCGCCGTACGGTCATGCGGCCCTCCTTGCCCGGCGGCGCCCTCGGTCGTGGGCGCCGCTCACTACCGCTGGCGCTCCGGTGCGTGTGCGGTGCCCGTCCCCGCACTGCGCGACTCGGCGGTAGGAAAGAGCCTAGAACGCCTTTGCGCTGGTGGGGAGATCATTTGCGTCATTGCCTGCTCCGGTCGTGGCCTGAAAAACAGTCGGCTGCGGGTACCCCCGTCGAGGGCACCCGCAGCCGCCCTGCTTCTTACAGGTACTGACCGGTGTTCGCCACCGTGTCGATGGAGCGTCCGGTGTCCGCGCCCTGCTTTCCGGTGATCAGCGTACGGATGTAGACGATCCGTTCGCCCTTCTTTCCGGAGATCCGGGCCCAGTCGTCGGGGTTGGTGGTGTTGGGCAGGTCCTCGTTCTCCTTGAACTCGTCCACGCAGGCCTGGAGGAGATGGGAGACGCGGAGACCCTTCTGGTTCTTCTCCAGGAAGTCCTTGATCGCCATTTTCTTGGCGCGGCCCACGATGTTCTCGATCATGGCACCGGAATTGAAGTCCTTGAAGTAGAGGACTTCCTTGTCGCCGTTGGCGTAGGTGACTTCCAGGAAGCGGTTCTCCTCGGATTCGGCGTACATGTGCTCCACCGCGGTCTGGATCATGCTGCCGACCGTGGTGGCCTTGTCGCCGCCGTGCTCGTCGAGGTCGTCCGTGTGCAGCGGGAGACGCTCGGTGAGGTACTTGCCGAAGATGTCCTTCGCGGCCTCGGCGTCCGGACGCTCGATCTTGATCTTCACGTCGAGACGGCCGGGGCGCAGGATGGCGGGGTCGATCATGTCCTCGCGGTTGGAGGCGCCGATCACGACCACGTTCTGCAGGCCCTCCACACCGTCGATCTCGGCGAGCAGCTGCGGGACGATGGTGTTCTCCACGTCCGAGCTGACACCGGAGCCGCGGGTGCGGAAGAGGGACTCCATCTCGTCGAAGAAGACGATGACGGGGGTGCCCTCGCTGGCCTTCTCGCGCGCACGCTGGAAGACGAGGCGGATCTGCCGCTCGGTCTCGCCGACGTACTTGTTGAGGAGCTCGGGGCCCTTGATGTTGAGGAAGAAGCTCTTGCCGGCGGCCTGGCCGGTCACCTCGGCGACCTTCTTGGCCAGCGAGTTGGCCACGGCCTTGGCGATGAGCGTCTTGCCGCATCCGGGGGGACCGTAGAGCAGGACGCCCTTGGGCGGGCGCAGCTCGTGCTCCTTGAAGAGGTCCGGGTAGAGGTACGGCAGCTCGACCGCGTCGCGGATCGCCTCGATCTGGTTGCCCAGACCGCCGATCTGCTCGTAGCCGATGTCCGGGACCTCTTCGAGGACGAGCTCCTCGACCTCGCTCTTGGGCACGACCTCGTAGACGTAGCCGGAGCGCGGTTCGAGCAGCAGGGCGTCGCCGGGGCGGATGGTGACGTCCAGCAGCGGCTCGGCGAGCCGCACCACCCGCTCCTCGTCGGTGTGCCCCAGTACGAGCGCGCGTTCGCCGTCCTCGAGGATCTCCTTGAGGGTGACGATGTCGCCGACGCTCTCGTACTCCATGGCCTCGACCACGTTGAGCGCTTCGTTGAGCATGACCTCCTGGCCGCGCCTGAGGTCGTCGAGCTCGACGCTCGGGCTCACGTTCACCCGGAGCTTGCGGCCGCCGGTGAAGATGTCGGCGGTGCCGTCCTCGTTGGCCTGCAGGAAGACGCCGAAGCCGGCCGGCGGCTGGGCGAGTCGGTCGACCTCCTCCTTGAGGGCCACGATCTGGTCGCGGGCCTCGCGCAGGGTGTTGGCCAGTCTTTCGTTCTGGGCGGAGACACCGGCCAGGTTCGTCTGCAGCTCGACGATCCGCTCTTCGAGAATCCTCGTGTGCCGCGGAGAGTCGGCGAGCTTGCGTCGCAGGACGGCGATCTCCTGCTCAAGGTAGGCGATCTGCCCGGCCGGGTCGTCGGACCCTCGTCCCGGGCGGATGCCGCGGTTCATGTCGTCGTCGTGGGCTGCCACGGTCCTCACCTCCTCCAAGGGGAGCTGGACGCTTCCAGACCCTACCTGGGTGGGTGTCGATTGAAACCCCTAGATCACAAAGACTGTCAAGGTGTGTCGTCGGTCACCCGGTGCGCTCCCTCTCGCACGGAGGGGATACCCACTCAACGTGATTCAGAAGCCGCTTGTTCCATGTCGGGAACGGTCAAAACCCTTCAGGAGTGGCCTGAGTTGCCCCATCCCGGCCGGTCGCCCGGTACGAGGGCAGCCCGAAGGCCGCTCTGCCGGTCGACGGGCGGTCATCACGCAGAGCGACGGTCCTGACGGTCGGGGTCACGCGCGGGGCGGCCTGAAGTGATCGCCCCGGGGCCCGGGGCTCCCTTCCCCGGTCGGGCGCTGGTACCCGACGGGGCCGGGGAGGAAACCCCCTCCCCCCGCCGGGCAACGGCGGAAACAGGGCGGAGGTAGGGTCGGGATGTCCAACAGCCGCTGGAGCGGACCCGGCCGGCGCGAGCGCCCCCGGGAAGCGCCCGGCGAACCGACGGCAGGAGAGATGACCGTGCAGCAGGAGGCCCCGGGCGGCGAGGCGCTGGAGGTCTGGATCGACCAGGACCTGTGTACCGGCGACGGGATCTGCGCCCAGTACGCCCCGGAGGTGTTCGAGCTGGACATCGACGGGCTGGCGTACGTGAAGGGCGCGGACGACGCGCTGCTGCAGGCCGCGGGGGCGACGACGCCGGTGCCGCTGCCGCTGCTCACGGACGTCGTGGACTCGGCCAGGGAGTGTCCCGGCGAGTGCATCCACGTGCGCCGGGTTTCGGACAGGGTCGAGGTGTACGGCCCCGACGCGGAGTGACGCCGCCCGGGCCGGCCCGGGCGTGAGTCCGGCCGGTTCCGGAGGGTCACGCGCGCGTGCCCGCAGTTCGCCGCGGGGCGTGCGCGCGGGCGCGCGGGCCGGTGGGGCGCCGGAGCGTCACACGCTGTGCGCGACGGTGCCGGTGGAGCGGAGGAACGCGCTGCCGTTCCACCGCCACTTGGCCGGAGTCTTCAGGTCGGGGCAGCAACTGGGCACGTCGGACGACGAGTAGCCGAGCAGGGTGGCGCTGACGGCCCCCTCGTGCAGGGCGAACTCGGTGACGGTGACCCGGTCCTTGGGGTCGACGAGG
Above is a genomic segment from Streptomyces collinus Tu 365 containing:
- a CDS encoding lipase chaperone, giving the protein MTERKSSSVLTAPVRGAASLLGRLPGAGTVGRVAEGALDKVGAVSPRSRRLAVYAGAGVLGVAGVVEWPVAATGAAVAWLTQARPEDRQRSGGARDDVPAGQPGGRSGRPRHRRPGREAEGVTADPDDEAVVWAATHARQPGEPGHHKAPGPVRGMTQGGRMGPTARPTRTTR
- the prcB gene encoding proteasome subunit beta, which encodes MEANNRGTGRLPAAFLTPGSSSFMDFLSDHQPELLPGKRQLPPVQGVVEAPHGTTIVAVTFPGGVVLAGDRRATMGNVIAQRDIEKVFPADEYSAVGIAGTAGLAVEMVKLFQLELEHFEKVEGAQLSLEGKANRLSTMIRSNLAMAMQGLAVVPLFAGYDVDRGKGRIFSYDVTGGRSEEHNYSATGSGSIFARGAMKKLFRDDLTEEQATTLVVQALYDAADDDSATGGPDVARRIYPIITVITEDGFRRLTEDEASELSRSVLQRRLEEPDGPKAALL
- a CDS encoding cation-translocating P-type ATPase — protein: MTFTLLTVPSAAARLLPAAPRLLARAAAPAVGAAAGLAAGTARAGVRTADATVRVARVAGNAMPGGGHRWRAGARQHLALRPADAAAVRHGMEQVARQVAAALAEHPDVLLAYWDEGLARLVVTATEERFADLVLERAQELAERHGLVLAAPEGPEEITHPADPVAVRVAATALAADVLGAGAALTAYALRLPPSPRAVTAAVTFLRENPWVRRTLRAKLGGPGMDLALACANAAAHGAGQTPSSLVLDGALRGCQLAEAVARAAAFDAVHDELCLPERVSVGADGAPRPAPRVTPAQEYASHAATGSVLGALATLLVKHDTAEAAEAVLAGSPKAARYGPAAFHAVLGGMLARSGVLVRDPERLRQLELVGTVVLHPSALRGADGEADPWVEPVLDAARRAGLRVVVVDDPVLEDFTGLADQVVDARRPLDDVVYELRQDERVVLTVARMRSAQERDVLAGLRASDVAVALADPAGAVVWGADVLALHGLTDVWRLLTAVPAARTVGRRSQTLARSGAALSGLLVAVGESGGGRGRRSVLPGLRHAPVDVGAAGALLSGARAALSVAAAGAPHPRPRVHWHELAPREARERLERESEAGTPTPLRRAGEGVRGAVRAVTRHPAVAPARWTVELGRAVRGELHDPLTPVLAVGSAASAILGSVVDALLVVGALDLNALVGGVQRLRAERALSGLVAEQQQKARVAPPESEAPAGGTRTVDAGRLEPGDVIELKGDDVVPADARLLWEDGLEVDESALTGESLPVQKQTDPTPHAPVADRHCMVFEGTTVVAGQARAVVVDTGDRTEAARAVHLAARTPPAGGVQARLQELTRKALPWTLAGGAAVTGVALLRGTPIREAVSGGVAVGVAAVPEGLPLVATVAQLAAARRLSRGGVLVRTPRTLEALGRMDTICFDKTGTLTENRLRLVRASDAGGGVRAADDAAVEETVRVAARACPRLNGGSQRPVHATDEAVLDAAGDDPGWVQSEGLPFEAGRGYAAAVGRTGDGGPVLVVKGAPETVLPACEDLVPGASDAAHDLAGDGLRVLAVAERRLADGEDEAAALVEPLRGLRFTGLLALSDVPRETSEALVQGLYESGVRPVMLTGDHPQTARAIARGLGWPEEPVVVTGDELASADRSARARMLRDASVVARVAPEQKLQVIEALRDAGRVVGMVGDGANDAAAIRAADIGVGINARGSAAARNAADIVLTDEDLTALIAAVGEGRALWHSVADAIAILIGGNAGEVGFGLLGTLVSGRAPLSTRQMLLVNLFTDLFPAMAVAVTPKAGQEAGRQTGPRAPEDVAGGVLGEPLVRQIRHRALTTSVGALTAWLVGRFTPGTERRSSTMALCGVVGTQLVQTLLDRRNSPLVRFTVLGSALALVALIETPGVSGAFGCTPLGPVAWAGVALGILAALAGQRALPRLEETVTRLVPAAPRPAAA
- the prcA gene encoding proteasome subunit alpha, producing the protein MSTPFYVSPQQAMADRAEYARKGIARGRSLVVLQYADGIVFVGENPSRALHKFSEIYDRIGFAAAGKYNEYENLRIGGVRYADLRGYTYDRDDVTARGLANVYAQTLGTIFSSAAEKPYEVELVVAEVGETPEGDQIYRLPHDGSIVDEHGSVAVGGNAEQISGFLDQRHRDGMSLAEALKLAVQALSRDTNGSEREIPAERLEVAVLDRTRPQQRKFKRIVGRQLSRLLEAEGAATEAESSDESEEE
- the dop gene encoding depupylase/deamidase Dop is translated as MTVRRVMGIETEYGISVPGHPNANAMLTSSQIVNAYAAAMHRARRARWDFEEENPLRDARGFDLAREAADSSQLTDEDIGLANVILTNGARLYVDHAHPEYSAPEVTNPRDAVLWDKAGERIMAEAAERAAQLPGAQPIHLYKNNTDNKGASYGTHENYLMKRETPFSDIVRHLTPFFVSRQVVTGAGRVGIGQDGHEHGFQLSQRADYFEVEVGLETTLKRPIINTRDEPHADAEKYRRLHVIIGDANLSEISTYLKLGTTALVLSMIEDGFIAVDLAVDQPVRTLHQVSHDPSLQRLITLRSGRTLTAVQLQMEYYELSRKYVEERFGADADDQTKDVLSRWEDTLNRLENDPMSLAGELDWVAKRELMEGYRRRDGLDWDAARLHLVDLQYADVRAEKGLYNRLASRGRIKRLLDESEVDRARTTPPEDTRAYFRGRCLEQYADDVAAASWDSVIFDLPGRDSLQRVPTLEPLRGTRNHVKELLDRCRTAEDLVRVLSGG
- the arc gene encoding proteasome ATPase, which codes for MAAHDDDMNRGIRPGRGSDDPAGQIAYLEQEIAVLRRKLADSPRHTRILEERIVELQTNLAGVSAQNERLANTLREARDQIVALKEEVDRLAQPPAGFGVFLQANEDGTADIFTGGRKLRVNVSPSVELDDLRRGQEVMLNEALNVVEAMEYESVGDIVTLKEILEDGERALVLGHTDEERVVRLAEPLLDVTIRPGDALLLEPRSGYVYEVVPKSEVEELVLEEVPDIGYEQIGGLGNQIEAIRDAVELPYLYPDLFKEHELRPPKGVLLYGPPGCGKTLIAKAVANSLAKKVAEVTGQAAGKSFFLNIKGPELLNKYVGETERQIRLVFQRAREKASEGTPVIVFFDEMESLFRTRGSGVSSDVENTIVPQLLAEIDGVEGLQNVVVIGASNREDMIDPAILRPGRLDVKIKIERPDAEAAKDIFGKYLTERLPLHTDDLDEHGGDKATTVGSMIQTAVEHMYAESEENRFLEVTYANGDKEVLYFKDFNSGAMIENIVGRAKKMAIKDFLEKNQKGLRVSHLLQACVDEFKENEDLPNTTNPDDWARISGKKGERIVYIRTLITGKQGADTGRSIDTVANTGQYL
- a CDS encoding ubiquitin-like protein Pup, producing the protein MATKDTGGGQQKATRSTEEVEEQAQDAQASEDLKERHEKLSDDVDSVLDEIDDVLEENAEDFVRSFVQKGGE
- a CDS encoding ferredoxin, which produces MTVQQEAPGGEALEVWIDQDLCTGDGICAQYAPEVFELDIDGLAYVKGADDALLQAAGATTPVPLPLLTDVVDSARECPGECIHVRRVSDRVEVYGPDAE